Within Nevskiales bacterium, the genomic segment TCGCCACCTGGCGGCCGTGCCAGTCCATATAGGCGCGCTCCATCGCCTCCAGCTGCGGGCCGGTAGGGCGGCCGAGGAAACCGCCCACTTTGTCCACCAGTTCGGTCTTGTCGGCAATGACGCCCTCCGCGCCCAGACGCAGGGCCTGCTGGGCCTCGCGGAAGGCCTCGGACTGGGTCTTGCCGATCTCGTCGAGTTCGTCCAGCGCCGCCTTGATGCGTGCGGTTTCGGGCTGGCCCTGGATCACGCCCAGCGTGGTGATCTCGGCCTTGAGTTGCAGGGTGAGTTCGCGCACGCGCTCCTGGGCCGCGGCGTCGGCCGCCGCCAGCACGGCATCGGCCTGCACGGCGACGCCGTCCATGGCATTGATCAGGCGCTGGTTGAGCAGGACGTTGCGCGCTTCGAAGTCGAAGGCCAGCTCGGACTTGTCCTGGATGGTATCGAGGAAGGTGTCGAGCGCGCGGTCCAGCTCCGGGGACAGTCCGCGCAGGGACTTGGGGCCCTTGTCCAGCTCGTCCAGCACCTCACCCAGCCGGCGGGTGGTGTCGGCGCGCGCCGCGGTCAGCTGGGTCATGGTGGCCACGCCGGACTGGGTCACGGCGCGGTTGAGCTGCACGTCCAGGGCATCCACCGCGCGGATCAGACGCAGGCGCTCCAGGTGCAGGTCGTTGTCCACGGTCTGGGTCATGCGCAGCAGGAACACCAGCACGGCAATCGCCATGCCGGCCAGCAGCGCCGGAATCAGCATTCGCAGTTTCATGAGTCCGCAGCTCCCCCTCGTGTCACGCGGACATGCATGCGCCCGCTTTCTCGCTTGTCGGCAGCCCGGAGAACCCCGGACCTACCCACCCTGCACGGTATGTCGGCGCGCACGCGCTGGCTTCACCTGTTTGCGGTAGGCCCGCCAATGGCCCAGCCGTCCGGCTCAGCCGAACGGGGGATTCGGCAACGGTGCGGTTACGTTGTACTGCAGCTGGAAATGTCTGCGGGAGCACGCATGAGCACCGACACGATCGAACGGCGACTGGCGCGACTGGAAGCCGTGGAGGCCATTCGCGCGCTCAAGGCCCGCTACCTGGCCTGCTGCGACCGCAAGGATCCGGCCGGTATGCGTGCCTGCTTCGCCGATGGGCCGGTACGCATCGATTACGGTGCCGTCGGTTACTTCGAGGATGCGGATGCGCTGGTGAAGCTCTACACGGAGATTGCCTGCCACCCGCACATGGTCGAGTTGCACCATGGCATGAATCCGCAGATCGAGGTGCTGGACACCGACCACGCACGCGGCAGCTGGAGCCTGCATTACTTCCTGATCAACACCCAGGCCAGGCAGGCGACCCAGCTGGCCGGTTATTACGAGGACGAGTACCGACGTCAGGGCGGGGAATGGAAGATCAGCGCCACCCGCTTCGTCGCCACCTCGACCCTGGTGCTGGAACTGGGCGCGGACAAGCTGAAGGCGCTGTTCGCCGGCCGGCCCGGCTGAGGCGCTAGGCGGACTTCAGCAAGCCGCGCGCGCGCGCCATGGTGATGGCGGTGTCCTCGATCATATCCTCCTGACCGCCGACCATCTTCTGGCGGCCCAGCTCGAGCAGGATCTCGCGTGCCGGTACGCCGTACTTCTGCTCGGCGCGCTTGGCGAACAGCAGGAAGGACGAGTACACGCCGGCATAGCCCAGCGTCAGCGAGTTGCGATCGATCCTGACCGGGAAGTCCATGATCGGCGTGACCAGGTCCTCGGCCACGTCCGAGATCTTGAACACGTCCACGCCGGTTTCCACGCCCATGCGGTTGCACACCGCCACGAACACCTCCATCGGCGTATTGCCGGCGCCGGCGCCCATGCCGCCGCAGGCGCAGTCGATGCGCCGCGCGCCGGCCTCGACCGCGGCCAGCGAGTTGGCCACGCCCATCGACAGGTTGTGGTGGCCGTGGAAGCCGATCTCGGTCTCGGGCTTCAGCTTCTCGCGCAGCAGGCCCACGCGCGCGGAGACATCGTCGGGCAGCATGTAGCCGGCCGAGTCGGTGACGTAGATGCAGTTGGCGCCGTAGGACTCCATGAGCAGTGCCTGCTCGAGGATTTTCCCCGGCTCGACCATGTGCGCCATCATCAGGAAGCCGACGGTGTCCATGCCCAGCTTGCGCCCCAGGCTGATGTGCTGCTCTGCGACGTCGGCCTCGGTGCAGTGGGTGGCGACGCGGATGGTGGCGACGCCGCAGTCCTTCGCCATGCGCAGGTGGTCCACCGTGCCGATGCCCGGCAGCAGCAGGGCCGAGACCTTGGCCTGCTTCAGCAGCGGGATGACCGCGCGCAGGTATTCCTCGTCGCTGGCGGCGGGGAAGCCGTAGTTCACCGAGGCGCCGCCGAGGCCGTCGCCGTGCGTGACCTCGATCAGCGGCACGCCGGCCTCGTCCAGGCCCTGCGCGATCGCCTTCATCTGCTCAACCGTGATCTGGTGGCGCTTGGGGTGCATGCCGTCGCGCAGCGACATGTCATGCACTTTGATCTGGATGCCTTTCAGGTTCATGTCTGAACTCCGGTGAACATATGGCGAACGGCCTGGCATGCCGGCTTGCCTACGCGAATGGCCCGCCGACCCGCCGCTTGCGGAATCTCCGTCATGTCTCGGTTCCGCTGCGTGGCGACCTTCGGGCTCCCGGTCGGCTGCGCTTGATTTCGCTGCGCCAGGCCGTCAAGAGCTCATTCGCAGGTCATTGCATTTCCTCGGCGAACATCTCCGCCGTGCGTGCGGCGGAGGCGGTCATGATGTCCAGGTTGCCGGCGTACCTCGGCAGATAATCGCCGAGCCCGGCGACTTCCATGAACACGGTGACGCGGTTGCCGTCGAACACCGGTCCGTTCTTGAGCACGTAACCCGGTACATATTTCTGCACCTCTTTGACCATGTCGTGCACCGACTGCGTGATCTCGTCCTGTTTCGGCGGGTCTTCCGTCAGGCAGTGGATGGTGTCACGCATGATCAGCGGCGGCTCGGCCGGGTTGATGATGATGATCGCCTTGCCGACTTTGGCGCCACCGACCTTCTCCACGCCGGCCGCGGTGGTGCGGGTGAACTCGTCGATGTTTTTGCGCGTGCCGGGGCCGACCGACTTGCTGGCCACGGTGGCGACGATCTCGCCGTATTTCACCGGCTGCACGCGCGACACGGCATAGACCATCGGGATGGTGGCCTGGCCGCCGCAGCTGACCATGTTCACGTTCATCTCGTTCTTGCCCAGGTGTTCCTTCAGGTTCACCGGTGGCACGCAGAACGGGCCGATGGCGGCCGGCGTGAGGTCGATGACCTTGACGCCCAGCGCGGTCAGCTTGTCGGAGTTCTCCTTGTGCACATAGGCGCTGGTGGCGTCGAAGGCGATGCGGATGTCGTCCGCCTTCACGTGCGGGACCAGGCCGTCCACACCCTGGTCCGTGGTCTTCAGGCCCAGCTTGCGCGCCAGTGCCAGGCCTTCCGAGGCCGGGTCGATGCCGACCATCCATACAGGCTCGAGCAGGCTGCTCCGCTTGAGCTTGTACATGAGGTCGGTGCCGATGTTGCCGGAACCGATCATCGCGCATTTGATCTTCTGCATCGCAGTGTCTCCATTGTAGAAGCCTGCCTGCGGGCGACTCTTGGTCGCGCGCAGGCGCGCTCCTACATACAAATCTACTCCTCAAACCCGATCGAAGCGCCGCCGATGCCGGTCAGCGTCATCTCGAAGCGGTCGCCCGCGGCGATCGGCAGCAGCGGCGCCAGCGAGCCGGACAGGATGATCTCGCCGGCCAGGAAGGGGATGCCGAAGCGCCCCAGCGTGTTCGCCAGCCAGGCCACCGCGGTGGCCGGATGACCTTGGACCGCAGAGCCCAGGCCGCTGGCGACATGGGCGCCGTTCTTGCTGATGTCCATCTTCACCGCGGCGAGGTCCAGCGCCTGCGGCTTGACCCGCTGCGCGCCGAGCACGAACACGCCGCAGGAGGCATTGTCGGCCACGGTGTCCTGGATTTTGATCTTCCAGTCGCGGATGCGTGAGTCCACGATCTCGAAGCAGGGCGACACGTAGTCGGTGGCGTCCAGCACCTGCGCCTCGGTCACGCCGGGACCCTTCAGATCCTTCTTGAGCACGAAGGCGATCTCGCCCTCGGCGCGTGGCTGGATCAGCTTCATCTCCGACAGGCTGAGCGTGGCGCCGTCGGCCACGTGCATGCTGTCGAGCAGGAAGCCGAAGTCCGGCTGGTGCACGCCGAGCATGTCCTGCACCGCTTTGCTGGTCACGCCGATCTTCTTGCCGATGACGCGCTCGCCCTCTGCGGTGCGTCGCTCCAGGAACCGCAGCGACACGCGGTAGGCGTCGTCGATGTCGATGGCCGGCTCGCGGCTGGTCAGCGGATCGAGTACGGAAGCGCTGCGCAGCGCGGCGAACAGTTCGTCACCGAGGCGGGTAAGGGTCGATTCGGGCAGGCTCATGTGCACAGTAATCCCTGCACGGCTGGCTCAGAGCCGGGTGTAGAAACTTGCCATGCAAGCGACTCTTGACGGCGTGTCGCGTTCAGGCACGCTCCTACAAAAGAGCGTCGGATGCTAACCATTGCGCAAAAAGTCCAGCACCATGCGGTTGAACAGCTCGCGATGCTCGATCATCACCCAGTGGCCGCAGTTGGGCACCAGCACCATGCGGCAGTTGCGCATGCCCTTGCCGAGCCGCAGGATGCCGCTGTCCGGCATCATGCTCTCGTTCAGCCCCCACAGCGCCAGCGCCGGCGCCGCGATCTCGGGCAGGCGCGCGGTCAGGTTCGGCACCTTCAGCGTTTTCATCACCTGCGGGTTCTGCAGTTGCATCAGGGCATGGCGCTCGCGCACCAGTTGATCGTCCACGCAGGCCGGGTTGACCACGAAGGCCTCGATGAAGAGCCGTTTGAGATCTGCCTCCGTCACGGTCTTGCCCGGCTGGAAGGTGGCGAACATCGCCGCCATGCCCGGCATGGCCAGGTAGTCCGGCAGGTCATTCAGCCCGCCCGGCGCCATCAGCACCAGCTTTTCGACGTTCTGCGGATGGGCCAGCGCGAAGCCCAGCGCCACCGCGCCGCCGAGCGAGTTGCCGAGCAGCGTGACCTTGTCGATGCCGATGGCGTCCAGCGCCTGCTTGAGACACTCGACGAAGAGATCCAGGTGGTATTCGACGGTGTCGGGCTTGTCCGAGTAACCGAAACCGATCAGGTCGGGCAGGATGCAGCGGTAGCCGGCCTGCACCAGCGCCGGGTAATTGCCCTTGAAGTTGCTGTAGGCGCAGGCACCGTTGCCGGAGCCGTGCAGAAAGACCACGGCCGGACCGGCGCCTTCATCCAGATAATGGATGCGATGGCCGTTGGGCAGCTTGACGTAGTGACCTTCGGGAACGGGCTTCGTGGTCATGGGGACCGGAGAAAGGGGTTCGTGCGGCTGCGATCGGCGTCGGAAAGATATTCAGGGACAAGGGATTTTGCGGCTTCGTCCTTTTGGGTGACCGTGCGCACGAGCGTTGGCCGTAGGATGTGCGCGTATGTCCCCCAGAGTCATCCTCGTCACCGGCGGCGCCAAGGGCGTCGGCCGCGGCATCAGCGAACGCTTCCTGGCCGCCGGCGACACCGTCGTAGCCTGCGGCCGCGAAATACCGGCGCAGCTGCCGCAGCGGAAGGGGCACAGGGCCGAGTTCATCGCCTGCGACGTGCGCAAATCCGAGCAGGTCGAGGCGCTGTTCGGTGAGATCGCCCGGCGCCACGGCCGGCTCGACGTGCTGGTGAACAACGCGGGCGGCGCACCCTATGCGCTGGCCGACAAGGCCTCACCACGATTTCACGAGGCCATCATCGCGCTCAACCTCACCGCGCCGCTGCACTTGGCACAGAAGGCCAATGCCGTCATGCAGGCGCAGGAAACGGGCGGGGTGATCGTGTTCATTGCCAGCGTGTCGGCGCTGCGGCCTTCACCGGGCACCGCGGCTTATGGCGCGGCCAAGGCGGGCATTCTTTCGCTGACCCAGTCGCTGGCGGTGGAGTGGGCGCCGAAGGTGCGCGTGGTCGCCATCAGCCCGGGGCTGGTGCGCACCGAGCAGGCCGACCTGCACTACGGCGACGAAGCCGGCCTCGCGGCCGTATCCGCCACCGTGCCGCTGCAGCGCATGGCCGAACCGGCCGAGATCGGCGAGGCCTGCGTGTGGCTGGCTTCGCCGGCGGCGGCCTATGCCAGCGGCACCAACCTGGTCCTGCACGGCGGCGGCGAGCGTCCGGCCTTCCTGGCCGCGGCCAGCGTCAACAAGTCTTGAGGACTGGCCACGGGTGACCCATCCCAACGGGTGAGGCGCCTGTGCCCGCCTTACCGAAAAATGCGCTGCATATGACCAGAAACCCGCCATTCGAGCGGAATCAAGCGGGGTGCGGGACATGGGGAAATCCAGCTATCGGCTGATGGCCGCTGCGGGGCTGCTGGGCCTGCTGGCGGCCTGCGACGGTTCTTCCACCGGCGGCGACAGCGGGGACGGCGGCGGCCCGCCGGCCAAGGCCGAGTGCCGCCACTACACCGCCCAGCGCCAGCCGTTCTTCGGCGATTTGCACGTGCACACGGTGTACTCGCTCGACGCCAACACCCAGGGCACCATCATCACCCCGCACGAGGCCTACCAGTTTGCGCAGGGCGAGCAGCTGGGCATCCAGCCCTATGACGCGCAGGGCAATGCCACGCGCTTCACGCGGATCGCCCGGCCGCTGGATTTCGCCGCGGTCACCGACCATGCGGAACTGTTCGGCGAGGTCGAAATCTGCACCAACGCGGCCTATCTCGAGTACAACGCGCCGGAATGCATCTTCTACCGCGCACGCCCGAACGAGTCCTTCATCCTCTTCAACCTGGTGGCGGTCGGCCTGCCGGAACTGCCGCAGTTCCCGGTGCCGCCGGGCGTGCCGATCGTCTCCGACCTGCCGGTCGTCGGCAGCAACGGCAAGATCCCGCGTCTGCCGTACTGCGGCCTCAACGGGGAGCGCTGCCTGCAGGCGGCCAAGACACCCTGGCAGGACACGCAGCGTGCCGCCGAGGCCCACTACGACCGCAGCGACAACTGTCGCTTCACCACCTTCGTGGGCTACGAGTACACGCTGGCGCCGTCCTCCAACAACCTGCACCGCAACGTGATCTTCGCCAGCGAGGTGGTGCCGGAGCTGCCGGTCGCGACCCAGGAATTCCCGCGGCCCGAGCTGCTGTGGGCCGAGCTGGCGCGGGTCTGCCGCAGCGAAGACGGCTGTGACTACCTCACCATTCCGCACAACTCGAACCTCAGTGCGGGCCTGATGTTCGAGACCAAGGACCGCTTCAACAACGACTACACCGCGGAGTTCGCGCAGACGCGCCAGGACAACGAGCCGCTGGTCGAGATCATGCAGGCCAAGGGCCAGTCGGAGTGTCTCGGCACCAGCGGCGCCGGCGCGGCGGACGAGCTGTGCGACTTCGAGCTGCTGCCCTACAACAACCTGACCGGCGATCGTTTCGGCGGGCTCAACACCGGTCCGCCGATGGCGCAGGACTTCGTGCGCGAGGCCTTGAAGGAGGGCCTGCGCCAGGAACAACGGCTGGGCGTGAACCCGTTCAAGTACGGCTTCATCGGCAGCTCGGACACACACATCGGCTCGCCCGGCAATGTCATGGAGACGGCCGAGTTCCCGGGCCACGGCGGCGCCGGCGCCAGCGGCGGCAACGGCCTGTCCGATGTCATCGAGGGCAATCCCGGCGGCCTGGCGGTGCTGTGGGCGGAGGAGAACACGCGCGAGTCGCTGTTCGCGGCCATGCGCCGGCGCGAGGCCTATGCCACCTCCGGCACGCGGCCGATCGTGCGCTTCTTCGGCGGCTGGAACCTGCCCGCCGGCCAGTGCGCCAGCGCGAATTTCGCCGCCGACGGCTATGTCAACGGCGTGCCGATGGGCGGTGACCTGCCGGCACGCCCGGCCAGCGCGGGCGCGCCGCGCTTCGCGGTGTCGGCGCTGCGCGATCCCGGTGCGCCTGGCGATCCGGCGCAGCCGCTGCAGCGCATCCAGATCGTCAAGGGCTGGGTGGAGAACGGCGCCAAGGTCGAAAAGGTGTACGAAGTCGCCGGCAATCCGGTCAACGGCGCGGGCGTGAACCTGGCCAACTGTGAAACGACCGGCAGTGGCTTCGCCAGCCTCTGCGCCGTGTGGCAGGACCCGGACTTCGATCCCGCCGAGCCGGCGTTCTACTACGCGCGCGTGGTCGAGAATCCGCAGTGCCGCTGGCACTGGCGCCAGTGCCTGGCCGCCGGCGTCACCGTCGAGCAGTGCGTCAACGACCCGGGCTCGGTGCCGGAGGGCTTTGCCGGCTGCTGCTCGGATTACCCGCGCACGGTGCAGGAGCGCGCCTGGACCTCACCGATCTGGTACAAGCCACCGCCGGGCTGAGTGCGTGGAACGGATCCTGCGCCATCCGCTGCTGCACTTCCTGCTGCTCGGCGGCCTGCTGTTCGTCGCGCGGCAATGGCTGCCCGCGCACGATGCAACGTTGCAGACCATCCAGGTCAGCGCCGGCGAGCTGCGGCGCCTGCAGACGGACTGGGCGCGCGAAACCGGGCGCGCACCGAGCGCCGCCGAGCTGCAGGCCAGCCTGCAGCGCCACCTGGACGAGGAAATCCTGCTGCGCGAGGCGCTCAAGCTGGGCCTGGAATCGGTCGATCCGGTGGCGCGCGAGCGCCTGGTGCAGAACATGCGGTTCGCCTTCCCGGAATCGGACGCGAGCGACGAGGCGCTGCTGGCCGAGGCGCGCGCGCTGGGGCTGCACCGCCGCGACCTGGTCGTGCGCCGCCGCCTGGCGCAGGTGATGGCGATGCGCGCCGTTGGCCAGGCCAGCTTCAGCGAGGCCGAGCTGCGCGACTATGTCAGCCGCAATCCGGTACGCTACGCCAGCCCCGCGCGCTACGCGTTCCGCCAGGTTTTCGTCAGCGGCGATCGGCCACCAGGGCAGGCCGAGCGCATCGCGCAGGCGCTGCTGGCCCGGTTGCAGGCCCAGGATGCGAGTGCCGTCGCGGCCGGCGATCCGTTCCTGCTGGGCGCGGTTTTCCCGCCGCAGTCGGCGGCCGAGCTGGACCGTGCCTTCGGGCCGGGTTTCGGCGCGGCGCTGGCCGCGCTCGCGCCGGGCGCCTGGGCCGGCCCGCTGCGCTCCGCCTACGGCCTGCACCTGGTGCGCATCGAGCGCGTGGAAGCCGGCGCGGCGCCGGATTTCGCGCAGATGCGTGCGCGCGCCGCCTACGCGCTGCTCGCCGAGCGCGAGAAAGCGGTCCTGCAGGAGGCGCTGACGCGGCTGCGCGCGCAGTATCGCGTGCAGCTGCCGGACACCGGTCCGGCGGCACAGGTCACGCTCGGGATGGCGCCATGATCCGTGTGGCCCTGATCCATCGAATATTTTCGATGTCATTCCGGACACGTCGACGCTCTCATGAGCGTCGCCCCGGCGAAAGCCGGGGCCCAGCGCCTTTGGGATCTGGACGCGATCCGCAACCCAGAGCCTTTTTAAGTCGCTGGATTCCGGCTTGCGCCGGAATGACGTGTTTCTTCGTCTTTATCACCACAGCCCGGGCCCACCCGCTGGCGCCGGCGCTGCTCGAGCTGAAGGAGCTCGAGGCCGGCCGTTACGCGGTGCTGTGGCGCACCTCGGTGGCGCGCGTGCAGGGCACCGACGTGCAGCCGCAGCTGCCGCCCGCCTGCCGGGCCCTGGGCCCCGCCCGGCTGTCGGCGGAGGAGAACCAGTCGCAGGTCCTGCGCTGGGACGTTGACTGCGGGGCCGCTGGGCTGGTGGGCCAGACGCTTGCGGTGAGTGGGCTCGAGCGCAGCCGCATCAGCGTGATCCTGCGCCTTGAGCCTCGGCAGGGCGAGGTCGTCACGCGGCTGCTCGATCTCGACCAGCCGTCCTACACGGTGCCGCCACCGGCCGCGCCGCCGCCGGTATTCCGCGGCTATCTCGCGCTGGGCATCGAGCACCTGCTGCTGGGTTTCGACCACGTGCTGTTCGTGCTCGGGCTGCTCCTGCTGGTGCGCCACTTGCGGCCCCTGCTGGTGACCGTCACCGCTTTTACGCTCGGCCACAGCGTGACGCTGGCGCTGGCCACGCTGGGCCTGGTGCGGGTGAATCCTGCGCTGACCGAGCTGGCCATCGCCGCCAGCATCGTGGTGCTGGCGCTTGAATTGCTGCGCCCCAATCCCCATTCCCTGCTGC encodes:
- a CDS encoding SDR family oxidoreductase, yielding MSPRVILVTGGAKGVGRGISERFLAAGDTVVACGREIPAQLPQRKGHRAEFIACDVRKSEQVEALFGEIARRHGRLDVLVNNAGGAPYALADKASPRFHEAIIALNLTAPLHLAQKANAVMQAQETGGVIVFIASVSALRPSPGTAAYGAAKAGILSLTQSLAVEWAPKVRVVAISPGLVRTEQADLHYGDEAGLAAVSATVPLQRMAEPAEIGEACVWLASPAAAYASGTNLVLHGGGERPAFLAAASVNKS
- a CDS encoding HupE/UreJ family protein; translation: MTCFFVFITTARAHPLAPALLELKELEAGRYAVLWRTSVARVQGTDVQPQLPPACRALGPARLSAEENQSQVLRWDVDCGAAGLVGQTLAVSGLERSRISVILRLEPRQGEVVTRLLDLDQPSYTVPPPAAPPPVFRGYLALGIEHLLLGFDHVLFVLGLLLLVRHLRPLLVTVTAFTLGHSVTLALATLGLVRVNPALTELAIAASIVVLALELLRPNPHSLLRRRPWLMALAFGLLHGLGFAGALAEVGLPAGEIPLALLAFNLGIELAQLMLVSAWLLLAWSWQRAGVRPLPATVTLVLPAYGIGTLAAFWCLERTAALWT
- a CDS encoding fumarylacetoacetate hydrolase family protein encodes the protein MSLPESTLTRLGDELFAALRSASVLDPLTSREPAIDIDDAYRVSLRFLERRTAEGERVIGKKIGVTSKAVQDMLGVHQPDFGFLLDSMHVADGATLSLSEMKLIQPRAEGEIAFVLKKDLKGPGVTEAQVLDATDYVSPCFEIVDSRIRDWKIKIQDTVADNASCGVFVLGAQRVKPQALDLAAVKMDISKNGAHVASGLGSAVQGHPATAVAWLANTLGRFGIPFLAGEIILSGSLAPLLPIAAGDRFEMTLTGIGGASIGFEE
- the dmpG gene encoding 4-hydroxy-2-oxovalerate aldolase — protein: MNLKGIQIKVHDMSLRDGMHPKRHQITVEQMKAIAQGLDEAGVPLIEVTHGDGLGGASVNYGFPAASDEEYLRAVIPLLKQAKVSALLLPGIGTVDHLRMAKDCGVATIRVATHCTEADVAEQHISLGRKLGMDTVGFLMMAHMVEPGKILEQALLMESYGANCIYVTDSAGYMLPDDVSARVGLLREKLKPETEIGFHGHHNLSMGVANSLAAVEAGARRIDCACGGMGAGAGNTPMEVFVAVCNRMGVETGVDVFKISDVAEDLVTPIMDFPVRIDRNSLTLGYAGVYSSFLLFAKRAEQKYGVPAREILLELGRQKMVGGQEDMIEDTAITMARARGLLKSA
- a CDS encoding acetaldehyde dehydrogenase (acetylating): MQKIKCAMIGSGNIGTDLMYKLKRSSLLEPVWMVGIDPASEGLALARKLGLKTTDQGVDGLVPHVKADDIRIAFDATSAYVHKENSDKLTALGVKVIDLTPAAIGPFCVPPVNLKEHLGKNEMNVNMVSCGGQATIPMVYAVSRVQPVKYGEIVATVASKSVGPGTRKNIDEFTRTTAAGVEKVGGAKVGKAIIIINPAEPPLIMRDTIHCLTEDPPKQDEITQSVHDMVKEVQKYVPGYVLKNGPVFDGNRVTVFMEVAGLGDYLPRYAGNLDIMTASAARTAEMFAEEMQ
- a CDS encoding nuclear transport factor 2 family protein → MSTDTIERRLARLEAVEAIRALKARYLACCDRKDPAGMRACFADGPVRIDYGAVGYFEDADALVKLYTEIACHPHMVELHHGMNPQIEVLDTDHARGSWSLHYFLINTQARQATQLAGYYEDEYRRQGGEWKISATRFVATSTLVLELGADKLKALFAGRPG
- a CDS encoding DUF3604 domain-containing protein, whose amino-acid sequence is MGKSSYRLMAAAGLLGLLAACDGSSTGGDSGDGGGPPAKAECRHYTAQRQPFFGDLHVHTVYSLDANTQGTIITPHEAYQFAQGEQLGIQPYDAQGNATRFTRIARPLDFAAVTDHAELFGEVEICTNAAYLEYNAPECIFYRARPNESFILFNLVAVGLPELPQFPVPPGVPIVSDLPVVGSNGKIPRLPYCGLNGERCLQAAKTPWQDTQRAAEAHYDRSDNCRFTTFVGYEYTLAPSSNNLHRNVIFASEVVPELPVATQEFPRPELLWAELARVCRSEDGCDYLTIPHNSNLSAGLMFETKDRFNNDYTAEFAQTRQDNEPLVEIMQAKGQSECLGTSGAGAADELCDFELLPYNNLTGDRFGGLNTGPPMAQDFVREALKEGLRQEQRLGVNPFKYGFIGSSDTHIGSPGNVMETAEFPGHGGAGASGGNGLSDVIEGNPGGLAVLWAEENTRESLFAAMRRREAYATSGTRPIVRFFGGWNLPAGQCASANFAADGYVNGVPMGGDLPARPASAGAPRFAVSALRDPGAPGDPAQPLQRIQIVKGWVENGAKVEKVYEVAGNPVNGAGVNLANCETTGSGFASLCAVWQDPDFDPAEPAFYYARVVENPQCRWHWRQCLAAGVTVEQCVNDPGSVPEGFAGCCSDYPRTVQERAWTSPIWYKPPPG
- a CDS encoding peptidylprolyl isomerase is translated as MERILRHPLLHFLLLGGLLFVARQWLPAHDATLQTIQVSAGELRRLQTDWARETGRAPSAAELQASLQRHLDEEILLREALKLGLESVDPVARERLVQNMRFAFPESDASDEALLAEARALGLHRRDLVVRRRLAQVMAMRAVGQASFSEAELRDYVSRNPVRYASPARYAFRQVFVSGDRPPGQAERIAQALLARLQAQDASAVAAGDPFLLGAVFPPQSAAELDRAFGPGFGAALAALAPGAWAGPLRSAYGLHLVRIERVEAGAAPDFAQMRARAAYALLAEREKAVLQEALTRLRAQYRVQLPDTGPAAQVTLGMAP
- a CDS encoding alpha/beta hydrolase, whose protein sequence is MTTKPVPEGHYVKLPNGHRIHYLDEGAGPAVVFLHGSGNGACAYSNFKGNYPALVQAGYRCILPDLIGFGYSDKPDTVEYHLDLFVECLKQALDAIGIDKVTLLGNSLGGAVALGFALAHPQNVEKLVLMAPGGLNDLPDYLAMPGMAAMFATFQPGKTVTEADLKRLFIEAFVVNPACVDDQLVRERHALMQLQNPQVMKTLKVPNLTARLPEIAAPALALWGLNESMMPDSGILRLGKGMRNCRMVLVPNCGHWVMIEHRELFNRMVLDFLRNG